The Nostoc sp. 'Lobaria pulmonaria (5183) cyanobiont' genome window below encodes:
- a CDS encoding DUF3352 domain-containing protein produces the protein MALPLVSVPMKKNKKPSLVLTISAAGLLIGAGSVAYWLLAQRQISSSDLLVGANIIPGDALFAVSLTTDPQQWQKLRQFGTKETQIELDKNLVQLRDRFLTNNGYDFQKDIAPWVGDDVTIAILAPATGNKPAPKPVTTNENAASDQQSMVMVLPVKNPEIAKSILAQPKTLKQGKWSDRTYQGIAIKQSQGQAGQNFSAALLDGRFLVITDSPKATERAIDAYKNKTSLATTGGFTENFPKIANYQPFAQFYVNVPTAAKIAAASPNRPLPAQVLAQLQNNQGLAGTITLESEGIRFKGVSWLNPNSQRVLVVENKAGKMQSRIPAETLMMLTGGNLQRLWRDYVLTSQGNPLSPIAPEQIRGGIKSLTDLDLEKDLLSWMKGEFSLSVIPATPKEGSPNDFRAGLLFMVQTSDAEGGQSLRKSAEASISQLDEVMKNQYQFQVQPGKVAGQPVVNWVSPYGTLTATHGWLDGDVAFLIVGAPIADKIVPKPNYTLAGTLPFQQTVPTEPNPTNGQFFLDVERTVKNFPLPTIIPNQETLLDATRSIGMTSAVSDNRSNRYDIFIELKKVTNATTLPSPEGSKSNSVR, from the coding sequence ATGGCACTGCCTCTTGTGTCTGTTCCGATGAAGAAAAATAAGAAACCGTCTCTGGTGCTGACGATCTCGGCTGCTGGGTTATTGATTGGTGCGGGGAGTGTAGCCTACTGGTTGTTAGCCCAGAGACAAATATCTTCTAGCGATTTGCTAGTAGGTGCAAATATTATTCCTGGTGATGCCCTGTTTGCGGTTTCCTTAACAACAGATCCCCAGCAGTGGCAGAAATTGCGGCAGTTTGGGACAAAAGAAACCCAAATAGAACTGGACAAAAATTTAGTCCAGTTACGCGATCGCTTTCTGACTAATAATGGTTACGACTTCCAGAAAGATATCGCTCCTTGGGTAGGCGATGACGTGACGATCGCAATTCTTGCTCCAGCAACAGGGAATAAACCTGCACCCAAACCAGTTACCACCAATGAAAATGCTGCCAGCGATCAGCAGTCGATGGTAATGGTATTGCCAGTGAAAAACCCAGAAATCGCTAAAAGTATTTTGGCACAACCCAAAACCCTTAAACAAGGCAAATGGAGCGATCGTACTTATCAAGGGATCGCCATTAAACAAAGTCAGGGACAAGCAGGGCAAAACTTCTCGGCTGCATTACTAGATGGGCGTTTTTTAGTCATAACTGATAGTCCTAAAGCCACAGAACGAGCCATCGACGCCTACAAAAATAAAACATCCCTAGCCACAACAGGCGGCTTTACTGAGAATTTCCCGAAAATTGCCAACTACCAACCCTTTGCCCAGTTTTATGTGAATGTGCCAACAGCTGCGAAAATAGCCGCAGCTTCTCCAAACCGCCCTTTACCTGCTCAAGTTTTGGCTCAACTGCAAAATAACCAAGGTTTAGCAGGGACAATAACCTTAGAGTCCGAAGGAATCCGCTTCAAGGGCGTTTCTTGGTTAAATCCTAATAGTCAACGTGTGCTCGTGGTGGAAAACAAAGCTGGGAAAATGCAAAGCCGCATACCCGCGGAAACCTTAATGATGCTTACTGGTGGTAACTTACAGAGGTTGTGGAGAGACTATGTTTTAACATCTCAGGGAAATCCTTTATCACCGATCGCACCAGAACAGATTAGAGGTGGTATAAAATCTCTTACCGACCTCGATTTAGAGAAGGATTTGCTCAGTTGGATGAAAGGGGAGTTTTCGTTATCAGTGATTCCTGCTACTCCAAAAGAAGGTTCGCCAAATGATTTTCGTGCGGGTTTGCTGTTCATGGTACAGACAAGCGATGCCGAAGGCGGGCAAAGCCTACGCAAATCAGCCGAAGCATCCATCAGTCAACTGGATGAAGTGATGAAAAATCAATACCAGTTCCAAGTGCAACCGGGGAAAGTCGCAGGTCAACCCGTTGTTAACTGGGTATCACCTTATGGTACGTTAACTGCAACCCACGGTTGGTTAGATGGAGATGTCGCTTTTCTGATAGTGGGCGCTCCGATCGCGGATAAAATTGTTCCCAAACCTAATTACACACTAGCTGGCACTCTTCCCTTCCAACAAACAGTTCCTACAGAACCCAATCCGACGAATGGTCAATTTTTCCTGGATGTGGAACGAACTGTGAAAAATTTCCCTTTACCAACTATAATTCCCAATCAAGAAACTTTGCTAGATGCAACGCGATCAATTGGGATGACATCTGCCGTCAGCGACAATCGTAGTAACCGTTACGATATTTTTATCGAACTTAAAAAAGTTACTAACGCGACTACATTGCCTAGTCCAGAAGGGAGTAAGAGTAACTCTGTTAGATAG
- the ccsB gene encoding c-type cytochrome biogenesis protein CcsB, which translates to MNLVVLQNWLDNASFAILFLTMLVYWGGAAFPNLPYLAALGTAGMAIANLCIATLLGARWIEAGYFPLSNLYESLFFLTWGITAVHLIAENSSRSRLVGVATAPVAMAIAAFATMTLPSQMQASEPLVPALKSNWLMMHVSVMMLSYSALMVGSLLAIAFLIVTRGQNIQLQGSSVGTGGYRSNGYRLHKASELISQPPTPAVENNGFARFETSSNGNGNGNTAVLNLVTTPESQAVASAEPLSPQRLSLAETLDNISYRIIGLGFPLLTIGIIAGGVWANEAWGSYWSWDPKETWALITWLVFAAYLHARITRGWQGRRPAILASTGLIVVWVCYLGVNLLGKGLHSYGWFF; encoded by the coding sequence ATGAATTTGGTTGTACTCCAGAACTGGCTGGACAATGCGTCCTTTGCCATATTATTCCTAACAATGCTGGTGTATTGGGGAGGAGCGGCTTTTCCGAATCTGCCTTATCTCGCCGCTTTGGGGACAGCTGGGATGGCGATCGCAAATTTGTGCATTGCTACTCTACTAGGGGCACGATGGATCGAAGCTGGTTACTTTCCCTTAAGTAATCTCTATGAATCTCTGTTTTTCTTAACTTGGGGAATTACCGCCGTCCATCTGATTGCTGAAAATAGTAGCCGTAGCCGTTTAGTAGGAGTTGCGACAGCTCCAGTGGCAATGGCGATCGCAGCTTTTGCTACCATGACACTACCATCCCAGATGCAAGCGTCAGAACCCCTAGTACCTGCCTTGAAGTCAAATTGGCTGATGATGCATGTCAGCGTCATGATGTTGAGTTATTCTGCTTTGATGGTGGGTTCATTATTAGCGATCGCTTTCTTAATTGTCACTCGCGGTCAAAACATCCAACTACAAGGCAGTTCTGTTGGTACTGGTGGTTATCGCAGCAACGGCTACCGCTTGCACAAAGCATCTGAACTAATTTCTCAACCACCAACCCCTGCTGTTGAAAATAACGGCTTTGCCCGTTTTGAAACTAGTAGCAACGGCAATGGTAACGGTAATACGGCTGTTTTAAATTTAGTAACTACCCCTGAATCTCAAGCGGTTGCATCTGCTGAACCTCTTTCACCCCAGCGCCTTAGCCTTGCCGAAACCCTCGACAACATCAGCTATCGCATCATTGGACTAGGATTTCCCCTGCTGACAATTGGCATTATTGCCGGTGGCGTTTGGGCTAACGAAGCCTGGGGTTCCTACTGGAGTTGGGACCCGAAAGAAACTTGGGCATTAATTACCTGGTTAGTGTTCGCCGCCTACCTTCACGCCAGAATTACTCGCGGTTGGCAAGGGCGTCGTCCTGCAATTTTAGCCTCCACCGGCTTGATTGTCGTTTGGGTTTGCTATCTCGGTGTGAATCTTTTGGGTAAAGGTTTGCATTCTTACGGTTGGTTTTTCTAA
- a CDS encoding KGK domain-containing protein encodes MEDGFEILNHDEVVSIEPDAFNKLNIAKTFKVRDLITAIKEYIGAEDTEEVNLYTQGLNCEVLQFSTLGWKKGKVRLALEFCPDESESPLDEIFQKLKQVEN; translated from the coding sequence ATGGAAGATGGATTTGAGATACTAAACCATGATGAAGTTGTGTCTATAGAACCAGACGCTTTTAATAAGTTAAATATTGCTAAAACTTTTAAAGTCCGTGATTTGATTACAGCAATCAAGGAATATATTGGAGCAGAAGATACAGAGGAAGTAAATTTGTATACCCAAGGATTAAATTGCGAAGTTTTGCAATTTAGTACTTTGGGATGGAAAAAAGGAAAAGTTAGACTTGCTTTAGAATTTTGTCCTGATGAATCTGAGTCACCACTTGATGAAATTTTTCAAAAACTCAAACAAGTGGAAAATTAA
- a CDS encoding Uma2 family endonuclease — MLNYDPLACLPSSEELPDSDDTPVDNELQDLIPGLLKALLAIAWPERMDWYFGVDMGIYYDPDLPPIVQDGFLSLGVERFYDENLRPSYVLWEEEKLPILVLEVVSKTYRGEYSTKKAEYARLGILYYVVYNPFRRRKPRLEVYKLVNNVYELHDGNPVWLPEIGLGFGIERGTYLGIPREWMYWYNQQGQRFLTPEEKEKVAEQKAQQAEQKAQQAEQKAQQAQQETQLLRERLRSLGIDTDSLI, encoded by the coding sequence ATGCTAAATTACGATCCATTAGCTTGTTTGCCCTCATCTGAGGAGCTACCTGACTCTGACGATACCCCTGTGGATAATGAATTACAAGATTTGATTCCTGGTTTACTTAAAGCGCTTCTGGCAATAGCTTGGCCAGAACGCATGGATTGGTATTTTGGCGTTGATATGGGTATTTATTATGACCCAGATTTACCACCGATAGTCCAAGATGGGTTTTTGAGTCTGGGCGTTGAGCGATTTTATGATGAAAACCTCCGTCCTAGTTATGTGCTTTGGGAAGAGGAGAAATTACCGATATTAGTGTTGGAGGTAGTATCTAAAACATACCGTGGTGAGTACTCGACCAAAAAAGCAGAGTATGCAAGATTGGGAATTTTGTATTATGTAGTTTACAACCCATTTCGCCGCCGCAAGCCACGTTTAGAAGTTTACAAATTAGTTAACAATGTTTATGAATTACATGATGGTAATCCAGTTTGGTTGCCAGAAATAGGTTTAGGATTTGGCATCGAACGAGGAACTTATCTAGGCATACCACGGGAATGGATGTATTGGTATAACCAACAAGGACAACGGTTTTTAACACCAGAAGAAAAGGAAAAAGTTGCTGAACAAAAAGCTCAACAAGCGGAACAAAAAGCTCAACAAGCGGAACAAAAAGCTCAACAAGCACAGCAAGAAACCCAATTATTACGAGAACGCTTGCGATCGCTCGGCATAGATACTGATTCTCTCATTTAA
- a CDS encoding tetratricopeptide repeat protein: MHQLAILYGNKGDVDEAIILYNQSLEINERIGNIQGKAITLCWLGHLAEQQGEYTKAISYLQPALEILQRLKSLDAESVSASLDRVMGNS, from the coding sequence TTGCACCAACTGGCAATTCTCTACGGCAACAAAGGGGATGTGGATGAAGCGATCATACTCTACAATCAGTCTTTGGAAATCAATGAACGCATTGGTAATATCCAAGGCAAAGCAATAACTCTGTGTTGGTTAGGACATTTGGCAGAACAGCAGGGTGAATACACTAAAGCGATATCCTATTTGCAACCAGCTTTAGAGATTTTGCAGCGATTGAAGTCACTGGATGCTGAAAGTGTAAGTGCAAGTCTTGATAGGGTAATGGGTAATTCGTAA
- a CDS encoding tetratricopeptide repeat protein, with amino-acid sequence MQNSQLPHKVIITCRYNFTLSELNHRLYREPLGALGGADLIKKYNRLDSFNGSWQFQPDLPERAKKAADGNPRLLEWLDKILQNSLKSPEAERGVEMILQKMADKEKEFREDILAQVLLKQQTPALRQMLGKLLVYELPVPLAAISPICEDISSWDHIQRAEILGLLEVTLTNNRERLYRVPRILSPLLDFPENPKGEELYKQAAQILYRLWWEEAENSTESQKLEIHRLGLLGKDERIAAKIVSSLADNWKNQSRFWEAIHLCKSTLEITKNHSVLREIAYCKHQMGEVDQALNYYEQALNLCPAEDEGELAAIYNHLGTLKADKGEVDEAIALYNQSLEINERISNVQGKAATLHCLAIIYANKGDVDEAIALYKESLEIKERIGDVQGKAATLHCLAGIYANRGEVDEAIALYKESLEINERIGNVQGKAATLHCLAGIYANRGEVDEAIALYKESLEIEEGIVNVQGKAATLHCLGMLHAKKGEVDKAIALYNQSLEIKERIGDVQGKAMTLWCLGYLAEQQGKYTKAISHFQPALEILQRLKSPDAEGVRASLDRVMRNS; translated from the coding sequence ATGCAAAATTCCCAACTTCCCCACAAGGTAATTATTACCTGTCGCTACAATTTCACATTGTCGGAACTGAATCATCGTCTGTACCGCGAACCTCTGGGTGCTCTGGGTGGGGCAGATTTAATTAAAAAGTATAATCGTCTGGATTCCTTTAATGGCAGTTGGCAATTTCAGCCAGATTTGCCCGAACGTGCCAAAAAAGCAGCAGATGGAAATCCTCGGCTGTTGGAATGGTTAGATAAGATTTTGCAAAATTCCCTGAAGTCGCCGGAAGCGGAGAGGGGAGTTGAGATGATTCTGCAAAAGATGGCAGATAAAGAAAAGGAATTTCGTGAGGATATTTTGGCACAGGTATTGCTGAAGCAGCAAACTCCAGCTTTGCGTCAAATGCTGGGGAAGTTGTTGGTGTATGAGTTACCTGTTCCTCTAGCTGCTATTTCTCCGATTTGTGAGGATATCTCAAGTTGGGATCATATTCAACGCGCTGAAATTTTGGGTTTGTTGGAAGTTACGCTGACCAACAACAGAGAGAGGTTGTATCGTGTTCCCCGGATTTTGTCACCGTTGCTAGACTTTCCAGAAAACCCCAAGGGTGAAGAGTTGTATAAACAAGCTGCACAAATTTTGTATCGTCTGTGGTGGGAAGAGGCAGAAAATTCTACGGAATCACAAAAGTTAGAAATTCATCGCTTGGGGTTGCTGGGGAAGGATGAAAGAATCGCAGCGAAAATAGTTAGTTCATTGGCAGATAACTGGAAAAATCAAAGCCGTTTTTGGGAAGCAATACATCTGTGCAAATCAACCTTAGAAATTACTAAAAACCATAGTGTTCTAAGAGAAATTGCTTATTGTAAACACCAAATGGGTGAGGTTGATCAAGCATTAAACTATTACGAACAAGCTTTAAATCTTTGTCCCGCAGAAGACGAAGGAGAATTAGCAGCAATTTATAATCATTTAGGAACACTAAAAGCTGACAAAGGGGAAGTGGATGAAGCGATCGCACTCTACAATCAGTCTTTGGAAATAAATGAACGCATTAGTAATGTGCAAGGCAAAGCAGCGACGTTGCACTGTCTGGCAATTATCTACGCCAACAAAGGGGATGTGGATGAAGCGATCGCACTCTACAAGGAGTCTTTGGAAATAAAAGAACGCATTGGTGATGTCCAAGGCAAAGCGGCGACGTTGCACTGTCTGGCAGGTATCTACGCCAACAGAGGGGAAGTGGATGAAGCGATCGCACTCTACAAGGAGTCTTTGGAAATAAATGAACGCATTGGTAATGTCCAAGGCAAAGCAGCGACGTTGCACTGTCTGGCAGGTATCTACGCCAACAGAGGGGAAGTGGATGAAGCGATCGCACTCTACAAGGAGTCTTTGGAAATAGAAGAAGGCATTGTAAATGTCCAAGGCAAAGCGGCGACGTTGCACTGCCTGGGAATGCTCCACGCAAAAAAAGGGGAAGTGGATAAAGCGATCGCACTTTACAATCAGTCTTTGGAAATAAAAGAACGCATTGGTGATGTCCAAGGCAAAGCAATGACTCTGTGGTGCTTAGGATATTTGGCAGAACAACAGGGTAAATACACTAAAGCGATATCCCATTTCCAACCAGCTTTAGAGATTTTGCAGCGATTGAAGTCACCGGATGCTGAAGGTGTACGTGCAAGTCTTGATAGGGTAATGCGTAATTCGTAA
- a CDS encoding Npun_F5749 family FMN-dependent PPOX-type flavoprotein translates to MSLAPWRSAIAHALDSNRSLVYARYLQLATVQANGRPANRTLVFRGFLEDTNQLKFITDNRSAKTDQIQQQPWAEICWYFPNTREQFRITGCLTLVSGDDYDQDLQPARIAMWQELSDAARLQFAWPHPGKPRIQEAGAFEPPAPDPVEPVANFCLLLLDPVQVDHLELRGEPQNRSLYCRNDQQQWTSEAINP, encoded by the coding sequence ATGTCTCTTGCTCCTTGGCGAAGTGCGATCGCTCATGCGCTTGATAGCAATCGCAGCCTTGTTTATGCCCGTTACCTGCAACTAGCAACGGTGCAAGCGAATGGTCGCCCCGCTAATCGTACCCTAGTCTTTCGCGGCTTTCTAGAAGATACAAACCAGCTAAAATTTATCACCGATAACCGTAGCGCCAAAACCGACCAGATACAGCAACAACCTTGGGCAGAAATTTGCTGGTACTTCCCCAATACACGAGAACAATTCCGCATCACTGGCTGTTTAACCTTAGTAAGCGGTGATGATTATGACCAAGATTTACAGCCAGCCCGGATCGCAATGTGGCAAGAATTGAGTGATGCGGCGCGTTTACAGTTTGCTTGGCCCCATCCTGGTAAACCCAGAATCCAAGAAGCAGGAGCCTTTGAGCCACCAGCACCCGATCCTGTTGAGCCAGTGGCTAATTTTTGTCTATTGCTACTCGATCCGGTACAAGTAGACCATTTAGAATTACGCGGCGAACCACAAAATCGATCCCTTTACTGCCGTAATGACCAGCAACAGTGGACTAGCGAAGCGATTAATCCGTGA
- the cysE gene encoding serine O-acetyltransferase yields the protein MLSILRADFRIIFERDPAARNWLEVLFCYPGLQALLFHRLAHWLYSVGLPFIPRLVSHLARFLTGIEIHPGATIGQSVFIDHGMGVVIGETAIVGDYTLIYQGVTLGGTGKECGKRHPTVGENVVVGAGAKVLGNIQIGNNVRIGAGSVVLRDVPSDCTVVGVPGRIMYRSGVRVSPLEHSNLPDSEAQVIRALVDRIEALEEQIQTLQRTNSSEKTPVLVGCLAAKGDELTRDTRWCNLKDKTIQEFLDGAGI from the coding sequence GTGCTATCTATACTACGTGCTGACTTTCGTATCATATTTGAACGTGACCCAGCTGCCCGTAACTGGTTGGAAGTTTTATTTTGTTACCCTGGTTTGCAAGCCCTGTTATTCCACAGGCTGGCTCACTGGTTGTATAGTGTTGGTCTTCCCTTTATTCCGCGCCTGGTTTCTCACTTGGCTCGGTTTTTGACTGGAATTGAAATCCACCCTGGTGCAACAATTGGGCAAAGTGTGTTTATTGACCACGGGATGGGTGTAGTAATTGGTGAAACTGCGATCGTGGGAGACTATACCCTAATTTATCAAGGTGTCACTCTTGGGGGTACTGGTAAAGAATGTGGCAAGCGCCATCCCACTGTGGGCGAAAACGTCGTAGTTGGAGCTGGAGCAAAGGTACTGGGCAATATCCAAATTGGCAATAATGTCCGTATTGGTGCTGGTTCTGTTGTTTTAAGAGATGTGCCTTCAGACTGTACTGTGGTAGGTGTGCCTGGGCGCATTATGTATCGTTCTGGAGTTCGGGTTTCACCTCTTGAACACAGTAACTTACCAGATTCAGAAGCTCAAGTAATTCGTGCTTTAGTAGACCGGATTGAGGCTTTGGAAGAACAAATACAAACTCTTCAGCGCACCAATTCTTCAGAAAAAACTCCTGTTTTAGTGGGTTGTTTAGCAGCGAAAGGGGATGAGCTAACCCGTGATACTCGCTGGTGCAACCTCAAGGATAAGACTATCCAGGAATTTCTAGATGGTGCTGGCATTTAG
- a CDS encoding DUF3352 domain-containing protein, which translates to MNRQRSFIGFFVAGAIALLVIAIAGFYWFFAKSPANLIASSSGPGAAIFVSKLSPAMVSLLTNPDRLQALEREEELSKLKTSLFAKSGIDYKQDIQPWLGNEITLAIATLDIDRDPENGQQPGYLLALATKQPQKSREFVELLFSKRALAGANLAVEQYKGVKLISDNSQPEQDLLAGAVVGESFVLFANDPKVLKDAINNVQAPDLNLTSSPEYQKVTKERLKGGLAVAFLNLPIVAKWQGLELPEQLYNSQIISLVLNPQGLLAETTILTSSEIVPASAPLSKPVGALQYVPASAGLAISGSNLSNLGDSDLAKLWRQATATIYGSGEDVVSRLAKPLADVQKRWGINLPKDIFSWVQGEYAIALLPDKEQTTPHWIFVVEKSEGVEQGVARLDAIASSNGLSINTLNIDKQKISAWTELTTATKKSDVKEGASFSIETKVQGLHTTLGNYEIFASDLETINEILTTKDNSIIDNPNFKDSIAAIPLPNQGYIYLDWTKSQNLLERQVPILKLVEVLGNPFFNNLRSLTVSSYGTDTRSLKGGVFFKLHNS; encoded by the coding sequence GTGAATAGGCAACGTTCATTTATCGGTTTTTTCGTCGCTGGGGCGATCGCCCTGCTAGTAATTGCGATCGCAGGCTTTTACTGGTTTTTCGCTAAAAGTCCGGCTAACCTCATTGCTTCTAGCTCTGGGCCTGGTGCAGCCATATTCGTGTCAAAACTTTCCCCTGCAATGGTTTCATTATTGACAAATCCTGACCGTTTGCAGGCGTTGGAGCGGGAAGAGGAACTATCTAAACTCAAAACCAGTTTATTCGCTAAGAGTGGCATAGATTACAAACAAGACATTCAACCCTGGTTAGGGAATGAAATTACATTAGCGATCGCTACCTTAGATATTGATCGCGATCCAGAAAACGGACAGCAGCCAGGGTATTTGTTGGCATTAGCAACCAAACAACCGCAGAAAAGCCGCGAGTTTGTGGAATTGTTGTTTTCTAAACGAGCGTTAGCTGGGGCAAACTTAGCTGTTGAACAATATAAAGGTGTAAAACTGATTTCTGACAATTCTCAACCAGAACAAGACTTGCTTGCTGGTGCTGTTGTCGGTGAAAGCTTCGTCTTATTTGCCAACGATCCGAAAGTACTAAAAGATGCTATCAATAATGTCCAAGCGCCCGATCTGAATTTGACTAGCTCACCCGAATACCAAAAAGTTACCAAAGAACGGCTTAAAGGGGGATTAGCTGTAGCTTTCTTGAATCTTCCCATCGTAGCAAAATGGCAAGGGTTAGAGTTACCAGAACAACTTTATAACAGTCAAATCATATCCTTAGTGTTGAATCCCCAAGGATTGCTGGCAGAAACCACCATTTTAACTTCATCGGAAATTGTCCCTGCATCTGCACCGCTATCTAAACCTGTGGGAGCATTGCAGTATGTTCCAGCATCCGCAGGTTTAGCAATTTCCGGCTCGAATTTGAGTAATTTGGGTGACAGCGATTTAGCCAAGCTCTGGAGACAAGCAACAGCAACTATATATGGTTCTGGGGAAGATGTGGTTTCTCGGTTAGCAAAACCTTTGGCGGATGTTCAAAAACGCTGGGGTATAAATTTACCAAAGGATATTTTCAGTTGGGTACAAGGAGAATATGCCATAGCATTGTTACCTGATAAAGAGCAAACAACCCCACATTGGATTTTTGTGGTGGAAAAATCCGAAGGTGTAGAACAAGGCGTTGCTCGATTAGATGCGATCGCCTCATCCAACGGACTCAGCATTAATACCCTGAATATAGACAAGCAAAAAATCTCCGCTTGGACAGAGTTAACCACAGCTACAAAAAAAAGTGATGTCAAAGAAGGAGCATCTTTCAGTATTGAAACAAAAGTGCAGGGATTGCATACAACTTTAGGAAATTACGAAATTTTCGCGTCTGACTTGGAGACGATAAATGAAATTCTCACAACCAAGGATAATTCCATAATTGACAATCCCAATTTCAAAGATAGTATCGCTGCAATTCCCCTACCAAACCAAGGCTATATATATCTTGACTGGACAAAGAGCCAGAATTTGTTAGAGCGTCAAGTACCGATTCTCAAACTAGTGGAAGTCTTAGGTAACCCATTTTTTAACAACCTGCGATCGCTCACAGTTAGTAGTTATGGAACTGACACGCGATCGCTCAAAGGTGGCGTTTTCTTCAAACTCCATAATTCGTGA
- a CDS encoding rhodanese-like domain-containing protein — protein sequence MNQISVEELAQRLSSSDTSIQLVDVREPQELAIASIEGFVNLPLSQFAEWGDRVPTLFNPQAETLVLCHHGIRSAQMCQWLIAQGFTNVQNISGGIDAYSQLVDPSIPQY from the coding sequence ATGAATCAAATTAGTGTAGAAGAACTGGCGCAACGTCTTTCTTCTAGTGATACAAGTATTCAGCTAGTAGATGTGCGTGAACCACAAGAATTGGCGATCGCTAGCATTGAGGGCTTTGTCAACCTACCTTTAAGTCAATTTGCTGAATGGGGAGATCGAGTACCTACCCTCTTCAATCCCCAAGCCGAAACCTTGGTGTTATGCCATCACGGCATCCGCTCTGCCCAAATGTGCCAGTGGTTGATTGCTCAAGGTTTTACAAATGTGCAAAATATTTCGGGTGGTATTGATGCTTATTCCCAACTAGTAGACCCTTCAATTCCCCAGTATTAG
- a CDS encoding HrcA family transcriptional regulator → MEVKLTNRQQHILWATVRHYIATAEPVGSKALVEEYDLGVSSATIRNVMGVLEKSGLLYQPHASAGRVPSDSGYRIYVDQLITPSLRSRSVSQTDATRSLLPLSGTETLGRELEVALQKQLQWQDRSLETLLQGAAQILATLSGCISLITMPQTTTALLRHLQLVQIEAGRIMLIVVTDGYETHSKLMDLSPTPEETQRDSEVIDRELQIVSNFLNSHLRGRSLLELAYLNWSELDQEFQRYGEFLKNSVAELTRRTLAPTATQIMVRGVSEVLRQPEFSQLQQVQTIIHLLEEEQDQLWRLIFEEPEPEDGGKPKVTVRIGAENPLEPIRTCTLISSNYRRGSVPVGSVGVLGPTRLDYESAIAVVASAADYLSEAFNYFNP, encoded by the coding sequence ATGGAAGTTAAGTTAACAAATCGACAACAGCATATACTTTGGGCAACGGTACGTCACTACATTGCTACGGCAGAGCCTGTTGGTTCAAAGGCTTTAGTCGAGGAGTACGACCTGGGTGTAAGCTCGGCGACAATTCGCAATGTTATGGGCGTTTTAGAAAAGTCTGGATTGCTCTATCAACCACACGCTTCTGCTGGACGTGTACCTTCAGATTCAGGCTATCGCATTTATGTTGACCAGCTAATTACACCTTCTCTGCGTTCGCGCAGCGTATCGCAGACAGATGCTACGCGGAGCTTGCTTCCGCTAAGTGGTACGGAAACTCTAGGTCGAGAACTAGAGGTGGCACTGCAAAAGCAGCTACAGTGGCAAGATCGGAGTTTAGAAACCCTACTGCAAGGAGCCGCACAAATTTTAGCAACCTTGAGTGGTTGTATTAGCTTGATCACTATGCCGCAAACGACCACAGCGCTATTGCGACATCTGCAATTAGTGCAAATTGAAGCCGGGCGAATCATGCTGATTGTGGTAACTGATGGTTACGAGACACATTCTAAATTGATGGATTTGTCGCCAACACCAGAAGAAACACAACGGGATTCAGAGGTAATCGATCGCGAGTTGCAGATTGTTTCTAACTTTTTGAATAGTCACCTACGGGGGCGAAGTCTGTTGGAATTAGCCTACCTCAACTGGAGCGAACTAGATCAAGAGTTCCAACGTTACGGAGAATTTTTGAAAAACTCAGTTGCCGAATTGACTCGTCGTACTCTTGCACCGACTGCAACCCAAATTATGGTTAGGGGTGTGTCAGAAGTTTTGCGCCAGCCAGAATTTTCCCAGTTACAGCAAGTACAAACGATTATCCATCTGTTGGAAGAAGAACAAGACCAACTGTGGCGATTAATATTCGAGGAACCAGAACCAGAGGATGGTGGTAAACCAAAAGTAACGGTTCGCATTGGTGCAGAAAATCCATTAGAACCGATACGTACCTGCACTTTGATTTCTTCTAACTATCGCCGAGGTTCGGTACCTGTAGGAAGTGTGGGAGTTTTGGGGCCAACGCGTCTAGATTATGAAAGTGCGATCGCAGTAGTAGCATCTGCTGCTGATTACCTCTCAGAAGCTTTCAATTATTTTAATCCTTAA